The Eublepharis macularius isolate TG4126 chromosome 8, MPM_Emac_v1.0, whole genome shotgun sequence genome contains a region encoding:
- the TMEM215 gene encoding transmembrane protein 215 codes for MRPDDINPRTGLVVALVSVFLVFGFMFTVSGIKGETLGDIPLLAIGPAICLPGIAAIALAKKTDGCTKWPQDKRCPSGGCCRKKPKDKDALELLRTPSDLESGKGSCDELAKQAYAALDGKALPGGGARQDSREGKNSRSKVDQEEMLRYLEGCYPEMPGNVFVAEGGPYSALAKPGSPASEGAAAGPDAEDDASVAPKDSVIVCSYKENSPYDSYCCYINPSEEICSDRESVV; via the coding sequence ATGAGACCCGACGACATCAACCCGCGCACCGGCCTGGTGGTGGCTCTGGTCAGCGTCTTCCTCGTGTTCGGCTTTATGTTCACGGTGTCCGGGATCAAGGGGGAGACCCTGGGGGACATCCCGCTGCTGGCCATCGGGCCGGCCATCTGCTTGCCCGGCATCGCGGCCATCGCCCTGGCCAAGAAGACCGACGGCTGCACCAAGTGGCCGCAGGACAAGCGCTGCCCCTCGGGGGGCTGCTGCCGCAAGAAGCCCAAAGACAAGGACGCCCTGGAGCTGCTGCGGACCCCTTCCGACCTGGAGTCGGGCAAGGGCAGCTGCGATGAGCTGGCCAAGCAAGCCTACGCCGCCCTGGACGGGAAAGCCCTGCCCGGCGGGGGAGCGAGGCAGGACTCCCGGGAGGGCAAGAACTCGCGCAGCAAAGTGGACCAGGAGGAGATGCTGAGATACTTGGAAGGCTGTTACCCGGAGATGCCCGGGAACGTGTTCGTGGCCGAGGGCGGCCCTTACAGTGCCTTAGCCAAGCCGGGCTCGCCCGCCTCGGAAGGGGCGGCCGCCGGCCCAGACGCGGAGGACGACGCGTCGGTCGCCCCGAAAGACAGTGTCATCGTCTGCTCCTACAAGGAGAACAGCCCTTACGACAGCTACTGCTGCTACATCAACCCCAGCGAGGAAATCTGCTCGGATCGCGAGTCGGTCGTGTGA